A window of the Syntrophorhabdaceae bacterium genome harbors these coding sequences:
- a CDS encoding glycosyltransferase family 2 protein produces the protein MNNDNPKTSSFKIFFITAIPILAIIFATIYLIVRILLFLITDYAWYEKVLALFLLIAELFILTHGIGYFFEIFSVIWRRKSFTVREDQIPKLSSYPPVAIVMPSYKEPLDVVENSLVTFYNISYPNKYIYFLDDTRYDIKWDTPEKMEAYKKAVEDLCRHIGVDLFRRKWHGAKAGIINDFLEFLDGKEKDGFRFYHYSGKTKQEIEKYMLVFDADSNPFPDFIEPLVAIMENNTKLAFVQTPQYYINFEFNRIARAAGLQQAVFYEYICEGKSSKDSTFCCGTNVLFRREALNDVGGFDETSVTEDFATSLQFHLKKWSTTYINRVRTFQIGPEDLGGYFKQQFRWSLGTIGLFTKVLSTFLRRPRGLTKLQWWEYFLSSTWYFIGFVFLFMMICPVIYIFLNIPTYFARPEFYFLIFIPYVVITLTTFYWTLKQRNYHIRDLLTGQLLTFITFPVYIKASILALAGIKGTFGITPKGVSKALPLRALWPQLVMAMLCFAAVVWGINRFIYEQEPAGGILVNTFWCLYHAGILFSVLYFNKPEESNNG, from the coding sequence ATGAATAACGATAATCCAAAGACCTCTTCCTTCAAGATATTTTTTATTACAGCCATACCGATCCTCGCTATCATCTTCGCGACTATCTACCTGATCGTGCGTATCCTGCTCTTTCTCATTACCGATTACGCGTGGTATGAAAAGGTGCTTGCGCTTTTTCTCCTCATCGCTGAATTATTCATTTTGACGCACGGTATAGGATATTTTTTCGAGATCTTCAGCGTCATATGGCGTCGCAAGAGCTTCACTGTCAGAGAAGACCAGATACCAAAATTGAGCTCTTATCCGCCCGTCGCTATAGTCATGCCTTCATACAAGGAACCTCTTGACGTCGTGGAGAATTCGCTTGTTACCTTTTATAATATCTCCTATCCCAACAAATACATCTACTTCCTTGACGATACGAGATACGACATCAAATGGGACACCCCCGAAAAGATGGAAGCCTATAAAAAAGCCGTGGAAGATCTCTGCCGGCATATCGGCGTCGACCTCTTCCGCAGAAAATGGCATGGCGCAAAGGCGGGCATCATCAACGACTTCCTTGAATTCCTCGATGGCAAAGAGAAGGATGGATTCCGATTCTATCACTATTCAGGAAAAACAAAACAGGAAATAGAGAAATACATGCTCGTCTTCGATGCGGACTCGAACCCGTTCCCTGATTTTATTGAACCGCTTGTGGCGATCATGGAGAACAACACTAAGCTCGCGTTTGTCCAGACGCCGCAGTATTACATAAACTTCGAATTTAACCGCATAGCAAGGGCTGCGGGATTGCAGCAGGCGGTCTTTTACGAATACATCTGCGAAGGGAAGTCTTCGAAAGATTCTACCTTTTGCTGCGGCACCAACGTGCTCTTCAGGAGAGAAGCCCTTAACGATGTCGGCGGCTTTGATGAAACATCGGTTACCGAAGATTTTGCCACGTCCCTCCAGTTTCATCTGAAAAAATGGAGTACCACGTATATCAACAGGGTGCGGACATTCCAGATAGGGCCGGAAGACTTAGGAGGTTATTTCAAGCAACAGTTCAGGTGGTCTCTCGGAACCATCGGCCTATTCACCAAGGTTCTGTCTACCTTTCTCAGGAGGCCCCGGGGTCTCACAAAATTACAATGGTGGGAATATTTTCTCTCAAGCACATGGTACTTCATCGGTTTTGTATTTTTATTTATGATGATATGCCCCGTTATATACATCTTTTTAAATATCCCCACGTACTTTGCAAGACCTGAGTTTTATTTTTTAATCTTTATTCCCTACGTGGTGATAACCTTGACGACCTTTTACTGGACGCTGAAGCAACGCAATTATCATATCAGGGACCTTCTCACGGGGCAGCTCCTCACCTTTATCACCTTCCCGGTATATATCAAGGCATCCATTCTGGCGCTTGCCGGCATAAAGGGTACATTCGGCATAACACCGAAAGGTGTCAGCAAGGCATTACCCCTGAGAGCTCTCTGGCCGCAGCTCGTCATGGCAATGTTGTGTTTTGCTGCAGTCGTATGGGGTATTAACAGGTTTATCTATGAACAGGAACCTGCAGGCGGTATTTTGGTGAATACGTTCTGGTGTCTATACCATGCGGGTATCCTTTTCTCTGTCCTCTATTTTAATAAACCTGAAGAATCGAACAATGGATAA
- a CDS encoding glycosyl hydrolase produces MDNRKSKYPLICRFLILIASILFAFTPGKAAPQGQFMWGFALDGYPVTREKLIETKSETGLKPDIVVFFLQWPPSGNADSGDFPRASLDAIWNSGAIPCVTWEPMYHQDGKEIMISYARLLSGQYDPYIKGFADRARLWGKPFMIRFAHEMNLKRYHWGTEETDYGPQSPGIYIQMFRYVVTLFKKAGAHNVIWVFCPNTESVPNTSHDPSASWNLLSNYYPGDDYVDILGVDGYNWGTTQKKERHGWESRWKTFREIFELACRELTAHAPSKPLIVFETATVGYGGNKTEWIRDAMNVSGSLGIQGVVWFQSNKELDWRINSNGDRGYVSFIKPGTLLPHTWIKRFLKE; encoded by the coding sequence ATGGATAATAGGAAATCAAAATATCCCCTGATCTGCCGCTTTCTCATTCTTATCGCATCCATATTGTTTGCGTTTACTCCCGGCAAGGCAGCGCCACAAGGACAATTCATGTGGGGATTTGCCCTGGATGGCTACCCCGTAACCAGGGAAAAACTCATAGAGACAAAGTCAGAAACAGGATTAAAGCCGGATATAGTTGTATTTTTTCTCCAGTGGCCGCCATCCGGGAATGCTGATTCAGGAGACTTTCCCCGGGCGAGCCTTGATGCAATATGGAATAGCGGCGCCATACCATGTGTCACCTGGGAGCCGATGTACCACCAGGACGGTAAAGAGATCATGATCTCATATGCGCGACTATTGAGCGGCCAATACGATCCGTATATCAAGGGATTCGCCGATAGGGCCCGTTTATGGGGCAAACCTTTTATGATACGCTTTGCACACGAAATGAATCTCAAAAGATACCACTGGGGGACTGAAGAAACCGATTACGGACCGCAGAGCCCCGGGATATACATACAGATGTTCCGGTACGTAGTCACACTTTTTAAAAAGGCCGGCGCGCATAACGTAATATGGGTATTCTGTCCGAATACCGAGTCAGTGCCAAATACCTCCCACGATCCTTCCGCTTCATGGAACCTGTTGAGTAATTATTACCCCGGTGATGATTATGTTGACATACTCGGTGTTGACGGTTACAACTGGGGAACAACACAGAAGAAGGAAAGACATGGCTGGGAGAGCCGCTGGAAGACCTTCAGGGAGATATTCGAATTGGCATGCAGGGAGTTAACCGCCCATGCCCCATCAAAACCCCTCATTGTCTTTGAAACTGCCACCGTCGGCTATGGCGGCAACAAAACAGAATGGATACGGGATGCTATGAATGTATCGGGAAGCCTGGGGATACAGGGTGTCGTCTGGTTCCAGTCAAACAAAGAGCTCGACTGGCGCATCAACAGTAACGGCGACAGGGGCTACGTATCGTTTATAAAACCAGGGACGTTATTGCCCCACACCTGGATTAAACGTTTCCTGAAGGAGTAA
- a CDS encoding PAS domain S-box protein, with protein MRGFSLKTKMATVVSVLFLVIFACGALMFENNFEEHYKRTIAEQQFELVAKIAGDIDRQIREAQKILIDVSKVIPLDGLNNYYAMQKHLEKVVESRFFIKTYFDNGILLYSKAGRVIGEVPYSPERYGKDFSHREYLRHTMKTRLPYISKPYRSIKPPYDPVVMFTAPIFNKKGEIVAVLGGAVSLTKDTTLGGIAKVRIGKTGYMYLYNTDRTIIVHPDTKRILQNDVPPGVNRLFDRAINEWFEGSGETVTSRGLHVIGTFKRFQNTDWILAASYPIKEAYGPIIRERWYMAGYTALGIFLSILIILIVMRRNLSPLSELASQAEAVGRTEEHLQSVSVETGGEIGALAFSFNEMLKRLRDREASLKTILEDLKEREARISSIVNTTVDGIITIDEEGIIESFNQAAEKLFGYKANEVIGRNVSTLMPEPHKNGHDQYVQAYLKSGRSRVLGAAREVLGRRKDGATFPIELSVSEADLGDRRIFTGILRDITERKKAEEELQKAKETAESANQAKSDFLAGMSHEIRTPMNAIVGMAELMLETPLDDEQKRYVETLIHAGENLLNIINDILDISKIEAGYLELESTGFNLQELLDKTCAIMAIRAHDKGIKLLCHVLPDVPVHLIGDPVRLRQVIVNLIGNAVKFTDQGEIILEARTVEGNTDTTILRFSIRDTGIGIPEDKVDRIFEKFTQADSSTTRKYGGTGLGLTISKRLVELMGGRIWVTSAVGVGSTFYFTADFQLQKGKIQPTPATITITPESETLKPLRILLVDDSEDNRLLILSFLKKTPFAIDIADNGMAAVEKYKASTYDIVLMDIQMPVMDGYTATKEIRQWESIHNRKQTPVIALTAYALKEEIRKSYDAGCNAHLAKPIKKQDLLTMIIQYTGESLKNEKADSAMEEGHASTREKYIVKVDKDLEDLIPGYLENRYRDIKTIEEALERDELETIRFLGHSMKGSGGGYGFDTITEIGKTLEEAAKSDDVIAIKKALTYLSDYLGNVDIIYE; from the coding sequence ATGCGCGGATTTAGTCTCAAAACAAAGATGGCAACTGTTGTTTCGGTCCTCTTTCTGGTGATCTTTGCCTGTGGCGCCCTCATGTTTGAAAATAACTTCGAGGAACACTATAAAAGGACCATAGCAGAACAACAGTTTGAGCTCGTTGCAAAGATAGCAGGCGATATAGATAGGCAGATACGGGAAGCACAAAAGATACTTATCGACGTATCAAAGGTCATTCCACTTGATGGCCTCAACAACTATTATGCCATGCAGAAACACCTCGAAAAGGTTGTTGAATCAAGATTTTTCATAAAAACGTACTTTGACAACGGCATACTTCTTTATTCGAAGGCCGGCAGGGTCATAGGTGAGGTCCCCTACTCCCCGGAGCGTTACGGGAAAGACTTCTCACACAGGGAATACCTTCGGCACACGATGAAAACGCGACTGCCCTACATCTCAAAACCATACCGGTCAATAAAACCGCCTTATGACCCGGTAGTGATGTTCACTGCGCCCATATTCAATAAAAAGGGTGAGATAGTCGCAGTCCTTGGCGGCGCCGTTTCCCTTACCAAAGATACTACACTCGGAGGTATTGCAAAGGTAAGGATAGGGAAAACAGGATACATGTATCTGTACAATACGGATCGAACCATAATTGTTCACCCGGACACAAAAAGGATCCTGCAGAATGACGTACCTCCCGGTGTAAACAGGTTGTTTGACAGGGCAATCAATGAGTGGTTTGAAGGTTCCGGCGAGACGGTGACCTCAAGGGGTCTGCATGTTATCGGGACATTTAAACGGTTCCAGAATACTGACTGGATACTGGCGGCCAGTTATCCCATTAAGGAAGCCTATGGACCTATCATCAGGGAACGATGGTACATGGCAGGCTACACGGCACTCGGTATCTTTTTGTCTATATTAATTATCCTTATTGTTATGAGAAGGAACCTGTCACCGCTTTCCGAGCTTGCCTCACAGGCAGAGGCAGTAGGAAGGACAGAGGAACACCTCCAGTCTGTCAGTGTGGAAACGGGGGGCGAGATCGGTGCCCTTGCGTTTTCATTTAACGAGATGCTGAAAAGACTGCGTGACCGGGAGGCATCATTGAAGACGATCCTGGAAGACCTCAAGGAAAGGGAGGCGAGGATCAGTTCCATCGTGAATACGACTGTCGATGGTATCATTACAATCGATGAGGAAGGTATCATTGAAAGCTTCAATCAGGCAGCCGAAAAGCTGTTCGGCTATAAGGCGAATGAGGTGATAGGCCGTAATGTGAGCACCCTCATGCCTGAGCCTCACAAAAACGGGCACGATCAGTACGTACAGGCATATCTCAAAAGCGGCAGGTCCAGGGTGCTTGGCGCAGCGCGGGAGGTCCTTGGCCGTCGCAAGGACGGTGCTACTTTCCCTATCGAACTGTCTGTGAGCGAAGCGGACCTGGGTGACAGACGTATCTTTACGGGTATACTGCGGGACATAACGGAACGGAAAAAGGCCGAAGAAGAACTTCAAAAGGCAAAAGAAACGGCTGAAAGCGCAAACCAGGCCAAGAGCGACTTCCTCGCAGGTATGAGCCATGAGATACGAACCCCCATGAATGCCATCGTCGGCATGGCTGAACTGATGTTGGAAACACCTCTCGACGACGAGCAAAAAAGATACGTTGAGACACTTATACACGCAGGGGAAAACCTCCTGAACATAATCAACGATATCCTCGATATTTCAAAGATTGAAGCGGGCTATCTCGAACTTGAATCAACAGGGTTTAACCTTCAGGAGCTGTTAGACAAGACATGCGCCATCATGGCAATACGCGCACACGACAAAGGGATTAAGCTTCTTTGCCACGTCCTTCCTGACGTGCCGGTTCATTTGATCGGAGACCCTGTCCGGCTCAGGCAGGTGATCGTGAATCTTATAGGGAATGCTGTGAAATTTACCGACCAGGGAGAGATCATACTGGAGGCCCGGACAGTTGAAGGCAATACAGATACTACCATACTCCGGTTTTCAATCCGTGATACAGGTATCGGTATACCCGAAGATAAGGTTGACAGGATATTTGAAAAATTCACACAGGCCGATTCTTCGACGACAAGAAAGTATGGAGGGACAGGGCTCGGCTTGACAATATCGAAGCGCCTTGTTGAGCTCATGGGAGGTAGAATATGGGTCACAAGTGCTGTCGGTGTTGGGAGCACCTTCTATTTTACCGCTGATTTCCAGCTTCAAAAAGGAAAGATACAGCCAACCCCTGCCACAATTACCATAACGCCCGAAAGTGAAACTTTAAAACCCCTGCGTATACTCCTCGTAGATGATTCTGAGGACAACCGGCTGCTCATACTGTCATTCCTGAAAAAGACACCTTTTGCGATCGATATAGCCGACAATGGGATGGCTGCCGTAGAAAAATATAAGGCTTCAACATATGATATTGTTCTTATGGATATCCAGATGCCTGTAATGGATGGCTATACAGCAACAAAAGAGATCAGGCAATGGGAAAGCATACACAACCGGAAGCAAACCCCTGTCATTGCCCTCACCGCCTATGCGCTGAAAGAAGAGATACGGAAAAGTTATGACGCAGGCTGCAATGCTCATCTGGCAAAACCCATCAAGAAGCAGGATCTGTTAACCATGATCATACAATACACCGGGGAATCCCTGAAAAACGAAAAGGCTGACAGCGCCATGGAAGAAGGCCATGCGAGCACCCGGGAGAAATACATTGTTAAGGTTGATAAAGACCTTGAAGATCTGATACCGGGGTATCTTGAAAACAGGTACAGAGACATAAAGACCATAGAGGAGGCGCTCGAAAGAGATGAACTGGAAACAATAAGGTTTCTTGGCCACAGCATGAAGGGAAGCGGTGGGGGTTACGGATTCGATACGATCACTGAAATCGGAAAAACCCTTGAAGAGGCAGCAAAGAGCGATGACGTAATTGCGATAAAAAAGGCCCTGACTTACCTGTCCGATTACCTGGGCAACGTGGATATTATATATGAATAA